The sequence below is a genomic window from Schistocerca nitens isolate TAMUIC-IGC-003100 chromosome 4, iqSchNite1.1, whole genome shotgun sequence.
gggtcccatgtgaaaCGAAACGAAGAGACATATAACGGCGTTtgagtgtttgtgaacagttgcttcagaggcaaaaacggaagggatttctgcatcgcattgagaCCAGAGACAaagaatgggttcattacgataaccctaaacgcaaaaaatcatggggatatcccggccatgcttccacatcgacggacaaaccaaatattcacggctccaaactcatgctctgcatttggtgggaccagctcggcggtGTGTACTATGTGTTAAAATCAaacgaaacaatcacaggtgctcattatcgaaCACAATGTGTTTGagtagagcattaaaagacaaatggccgcaatacagcaAGCGGCACGACAACGCTAGAGgccatgttgcaaaagaggtcaaaacgtacttggaaacgttaaaatgggaagtcctaccccacctgctGTATTCTCCAGACACTGCTCCCTCTgagtatcacctgtttagatcaatggcgcatggcctggctaacacttccgatctcatgaagtcacaaattggatcgatccgTGGATTGTTTCAAAAGATGAAAGTTTTTTTTGACGTGgggttcgtacactgcccgaaagatgggagaaagtagtggtcagctattgaaaatactttgaatgatacatgtgtaaccaatttgtttcattaaagcctcaaatgttggggaaaaaaacgattgaagcaaagttgtacaccttctaAGATTACTTAATTTCAAAAATGTTTGTATTTACTAATCATGGATAAAGAAATCCTTTATAATTCAGCTATCTAATTACATTGAGAAGTGACTGGTTTGGTACCATGTCAACTGTGCACCTATGAGCATTTGTTTTTTCCAAGTCGAACCTTCCAATCTAAAGTTCTTATTACAAAGTCCGATTACGGTTTCTGTGTAAATGCAAATCATTTGTGGTATTACACATCATATTATCAAGGTCCACCATCACCAAGCTTATCCAGTCCCTAATGATGGTTCTGCACCTGACTAAAAGAAATCCAAAACTGGCATGTAATGGAACTATCTTTGGCCAAGTACGAGTTTTAACGCAAGTTAAAATCATGTCTTTTAATGTGTCCCTGCTGTGCCACGTCTCCAAACAATTAGCTTTCGGGAGGATTAAAGTCCATTTTGTTACACATCCATTCTTTTGATGGAATGCATTACAATAATCTAGTACCTTGCCATTTATGATTATTCATATCTCACTGTGTTCTATTGTAGCATGCTGCTATAGCTGACTGAATATTCACTATAAAAATTAAACCTTTGATGTTTATGCTTATCACCtacctaaaaaaaaattcatatatttCAATTACTTGTTTTCTCTGGATTTTTATTGTACTTTTTCTCTCaggtttatattttacatttctggtGACTGCATTCTTATCAACTTTAAGCCAACAAAGCTTCAGTATGAGAACATTTGTTGTGTAGTCCTGGATTGGTCAGATGAAGTAGGCTATGCTATGAATAGCACAGAGTACAGATGGTGAAATATTTCCTGCAAATCCCACAAAAGTGCCAATTTGGCACACACTACTTCATCTGTTCAGTTAGTATTGGGGAAAAAAAGATACCCTGTAGCATTCACAAACTTATATTAAATTAAATTTCTCCATTTTAATtaatatacaaaataaatatttgtgataTCTACTTACAGTGGATGTATTCCTGTACATTATTTTTCCATCTTGTTCAAATGGAACATATTTCTGCAACAAGGCTTTTCCATCTATCTTCCATATCGGAGGATCCTTCTGGTTCTGGAAGTCTGCCTTCAACACCACAAAAGCTCCAGACTGCAAAAATCATGAATTTCCTTGTCTAGCAATAAACATCATGTGGGCTTTGTATAAAATATTCAGATTCTGTAAACCTGTGTTGCCTGTTATTTGCATGATTGAAAACAACTAGAGGTTTAGTTAAGGGTGACATTTGTTTTATCAGTATTATGAATTGTACCAATCTGATCTAAACTTTTCATTCTGTGCTAGTCTTTTCTCTCCGAAATCCCAAACTACTGTTTACAATTGAAGATAAGATCAAAGTATATACTTCAAACAAACCATGTGCAGATAGCAAAAATTGTGCATCAAATACCGAAAGAAGAGTTGCTAAATAAATTGACCAAGGTAAAATATGCTAGGAAAAAAATTTTGCAGCTCCTGATACATGCCATTTTTTGGAGCCCAGTGTAAGAAAGAATGACAAAATTGTATATAAGATAACAAATGCACAAGACCACATACAGTAGTAACATATTAATTTAACAGGATAACACTGAAATAACAAAATGTGACATCAACATTCTACAATACAATTTCACAGCTAAAATATCTGCTAGCAAATGAATTTCAATAATGGTGCATAAGTAATCAAAACTGTAGGAACATTCAACAATAGATATTCtctaacaaagaaaatttttgctaTTGGTAAATGGTACGTAATGAAAAATAAGGAATGGCTTATTTTTCAGAACAGAGAAAGATACCATACCATTCGGTATTTCCAGTTAACTTATGGACAACAAAAGTGGAAGAGTGACTCTAATAATGCAGATTACAACTGATGACATGTGACCTAAATACTATCTGCATTTTCACTAACTCAACTAGATTTGTGTCAGTTTTACACTTAAGAAATCTAACCACTTATTGTCTTCTTTGAGAGTTTGCAGGCTGCAAGAATTAAACAACTTTCTTACAAGTATCATGCAAAACTGTGTAGTGGATGGACAATAGATACCAAGAtgacccaaagaaaatgttatcataaGGTTTCTGAAGAGTTGAGCTGTTTAGAAGTTTTCACTGAAGTGGTGTCATTTTTATGATACTACTAATGTCACTTAGTCACCTAAACTATGTGCGCTACATTGCACTCCTTATTTCAGTACTTTGTAGTTGCTCACCTAACCCGAGATTATTGTCACTATAGTTGTCTCGAAAAAAAATTTCAGTGTTATGTTTTCACACGATGCTTATGTGAAATTAAGAGTAAAAATTGCAGCACCTCATGAGCAAAATTGACAATTTTCTCTTctgttttatttgcatatttaAAGATGAAAATCTAGCTATTTATACATCTTGGTACACACCTTAGTGTTTGATTCTAAAGGTCACAAAATATACATTTATGATACCAGAACCGTCACACAGTCCTCATACACAAGATCTCTAAATGTACCCTACAGGGTACCACAAACAACAGTGCCACTTCACTTTTTCCAAAGACTGCTATTTTAAGCATGCGCAGAATGAGCACAAATTGACAGACATAAGGAATGTAACTAAACACAGGACCACCAAACCACTTGTCACAGGCCTAGTCTCTTAATCAAATATGCTTCACAATAACTTTTCGGCCTCATTTTCTTCCCCACCCTATTATCATAACATGTTTTCATACCACAATATAGAAAGCTAAATAATAACATAGCACACGAACTTATGTTTCTCTTCCAGCACAGCTAATACACTGGAACAAATGACTGTACTTAGGGTCACATGTTCCTTCTCCAGGGGAGAAAGAAAGAGGAAATATTCTATGCTGGTGAGGACAAAAACTTTTAGATCTCAAGTTAAAAGTGACCCACCTCCTACAAAGGAATGAGGAAAATATGAAAGGAAATGTTGCAGAATGGATGGTTCCATGTCCAACATCTGTTTCCTCTTCTCTTTCCTGACAAAAAGAGCGTGTAGCTCCAAAGACTGTACAGCCACTTACTTTTATGAGTCAGCTGTACTGGGAGTTTTACTCCTAGAGACCAGTAAATTGTGAAACACTCAAATATTTAGTATATAGGTAGATTATATTCAGCTATTGTTTGTCAAACAGCACAATACATTTCCATTAAGAACAGGAAATCAAGCACTGACTTGTGAGGTTCATATAACAGCAATACACGAAATGTATGCACTTCCTGTGTGTCTGAACAATCAATACATGCAAACCTACGAATGGGAAAAGCCCTTGGATACATTTATACTGTATAAATGTCATCCGCTAGTTTCTACTGGTAGACTGTAACATTTGTTCAGAAAATACAAAACAAACTAATTAAGACATAACTTAGCTGCTGTAATTTTTCTGAATCTTGTATCCCAATAAGCCAACCTCTGGATTGTTGATATTACTAAAATATCCTGCATCCTCATAACCAACTGCATCCAGCTTCAAGGAGAGAACCACTTTACACAGCTAGCAACTCAAAAAGAAAAGTACTTTAAATTATAACAACATATTAAGAACACACAACCACCTCAAAAGAGCTGATGTCAAAATTGGAAACACACAGTCACTACCTTCTCAGTCATAACTCCCAATGAGGAAAGCATTAAtggcatgtatgttcctcacacctgacaagaaacaaaataattttttacacagtTAATGCAAAGAAGGTCAAAGTGTACAGGCGCACTACAGCATTAGAATGTCCAACAAACCAACCCTTACACCATATTACAACATTAGCAATATAAGGAAGTGCAGTTCTAATATTTCTAAATTATATAATGCagtcatgagagaaaaaatatatttcacatatcagCCACACAAACTCCAAATACTTACAGTGAATTCTTTCTCCACTGGTGTTGGTAATGCATTTTCCGATCCTGTTGTAGAGGAAATATCTGTTTCAGCTCCCTTGTCCTTTGCAAAAGCGCATGGTGGTATGGTTGTGGTAGTATTTTTTTTCCCACGACCTCTTCCACCTCGCACAGCGGTGTTTCCTCCACGACCTTTCTTCTTTTTAGCTTTATCATTTTCTTCGTCACTCTCTGGTTGACTTTCCTCCTCTTCATCCTCCtcctcatctcctccttcctcttcatcttcctcatctccttcttctggttcttcctcttcctcctcctcgtctTCGTCTTCACTGGTTCGTGGTTCAGCTAGTCTAGGTTTCTTTGCACTGACTGGTGTACGTCCACGACGTGACGATTGCCTCCGTCCTCCCCTTGCCtagaaaataaagtaacttttTATTGCAACATACTATTTACTGGAACTGAGGGCATTATACAAACCATATAAATATTGTGCTGTTGTAAAAAACGTTTTTACTAAAGAAAATTAGTTTTAACAAAGACAAATGACACTAGTATATAACATGCTGAAGCGCTACTGGTTTGACACTTACGAACAAATACATGAGTAACTTCTGCACAGTATGTATCCAAAAAAGGAGCCTTGTAACCAACAGGGCTACAAAGTAATTTCAAAGTGAACTCTTCAGCTCTGTCtttatataattaaattttgaaacacATAAACAGCAAGCATAAAAAATAGCAATACCTAGCAAAcagctgacttgctcaatttgcagtGGAATATGAGAACCAAACATCTGGAGCATGGAAGCGCTGTTTTAGGTGAGGAACATTCGCAAAGTTCAATGATTATTATTCACAAACTGCTTATCTTACGCACAATATAGAAAGGATGTTGGCAATGTGTTATGAAATCGAGTTGGAATCTTCAAATGGAAGAACTGCATATGACAGCCAATAACACTGTTAACTAGATGATATGAACAGCTTTTACTTTTAtagattttatttaaaaatgacatCGCTGCCAACAGACAATCTAAAGTATTGTGAGGTAGATGAATGATGTATACACAAATGAGCAAGAAACTAAGTGTGTcatattgcttaaggcaaatgtatTTAACTCTTGACACATtcccaaaatataaaattaaaatctaaAAATTGGCTTAAAAAATGAAGACATTGAATCAATGCTGAGCATTATAAGAAATAATAGTAGTTACCTATATTAACCTTGCCAGAGGATACTCTTATTTCACATAAAGGAAGAGGGTACCCCAAGTCTTTGCAGTTTTAAGTGGGTGTGCTGGGAACATTAGCAGTGAGAGGAGGAGACAGAAGATCAATTTTTGTGAACCATGTAAGGATATTAGTGCCTGTGTGTATCCTCTCTGCAGGAAGGGAGAGAAATTGCTCATCACCAATGGTGTGCCATAGAAGGAAAGCAAAACTGTGGGACATGGACATGGTAGGAGCTGACTTTGTGATGATACTGTTGCTGGACTTAAGAGATTTGTGTTTTTATGGAGCAGTGAAAGATGCAGTGACTGACAGCCAAGACAATGGCTGGCTGAGCCAATGAGGCAGATGTTACAGTTATGAAGTAATAAAAACATGGTTTTTGAGTCACTGGGCCAAGATTCTCCCATCTGTGCCAGGGCTTATCTGCTGAACAGTAACTgcattcttttaatttttccacaCAGTTACACCAGCAAGTTTCCACAACAACACACCCATTGCATCAAGGGACAACTAAATGGATATGTTTTGTTGAACACACCCACAATTACACTTTTAGCCCAAGCTAACTGGATGTGTGAACCACCTGGATTTCCTTGTTAAAAAACACAATTTCCCAGATGGAATACATATTTTTCCATATGAAAATAcccttgttttcatattttttacattacattactaATTTTTCACAACTGAATTTCCCTCACACTCATCTTTATAAAATTAATGATTGTTTcacaaatacatacaaaattgtttGGGAAAAAGGTCAGGTCAATACATGAAACAGATATTTGAGGGTAGTGTAACTGTCACCTGTTGCTAAGAATTGCAGCAAAAATGTCAGCCTTTCTTCTGCTGATAAGGATTGTTGATAACTTGCATCTTGCTTTGAAATCTTCGATTCAATAGCACCTAGGAGAAGGTGAAAATCGCCCATTTGGAATAAAGCAACGATTTTCACAGCTGTAAATCACAAATCAGGGCAAATCcaccacttctttcacacccgtgCAAAAATTCAGACCCTCACAGTTTTCTGTGTATGTCGTTTTGCTTTCATGACCAACAGCGTGGTTGCTATGCAAAATAAATCAAGCTGTATGTTTCTTTTCTCCATCACGCTGTACTGAACACATGTTAAGCAACTTTTCCACAATGATGTTTTAGTGCCAAAAAGTAAAACATATCATATGCTCTCTTCTGTTTGCTCACTATAAACGCTTATTCACACGTACAAGTAAATGATGGTCCATGATCGAACCCTCTGCACATTACTTGCGAAAGCACATTTGCTTGTGTTTGCTTCGGTGTAAAGCGGActtaagaaatgtaaacagttgcgacgtCACACTCATCAAAAAGAGTGTTTTGTTACACAGCAATTcatagtcttcgtcctaaagcctttcatacattttgctgtcggcagacAATTCTGTGCGACTGCTGTGTTTTGTTGTAAATGCAATTTCTTAAAAACTAAAGATTTATTTTGGTATTACtctattgtttattttttattgttgcaaTATCATTCTGCATTAGCATGCTAAAGTAAAATTATATGATTGGGTGGTGTGTGTTTTTCGGAAATAtctcaaagaacagacaccatgcagaatccgcagctgtgaaatGTTATATGTAAATTGGAGatgatcactgctatcagctgcagtggAACATTACACGGAATCAGTGGCAACAATCGAAAATGTGTACCaaaccaggattcaaacccaggatctccccCTTACTAGGCAGGtacattaaccactgcgccattcaGGACACAGCATTATTGCAACTGCGTGGACTGTCTCGGCAGGCCTCagggccgatccacattcccatcaagtgccacctatctgcagttcCTGTCCACTGACTCCATGTTCGTTACTCTGAGATACCCATAGGAGATCGGATGTATTTGTGCATCCCCACTGAAGAAAGTAGATCCATTGGCCAGCTATGCATATTAATTATATAtgactgcatggtgtctgtttttcCAGGAAGATCCAAGGACTTACACCTGAGAGTACAAACCACTTTCTGGGGGAAGAAAAAAACACCCTGAGAAGACGTAACCGAGCGAGGGGCGTCCTCTAACACCTGAGACAAAGAATGTGGGAGGGCATATTTAGAGTGAAAGGTCAAAAGACAGAtgcagtccagcaaaatatggatcaccTTGGGTGGACCCCCACAACTACAAAGGGTGGGGAGGCTCATTGTGGAGTAAAAAACTACACATCAACTTAGTATGGCCTATATGAAGATGGCACAGGATGGTAGATTCCTGCAAGGAGATGCAGAGGTAAGACTGCCACATGGTGGGAGTCTCCTTGATGATGCCATGTTTATTAGATGAGGGTGTAGCCTCCCCTGAGTAAGCCCACAATTGAGCAAAAAGGGATTTTATGTAAACCAGTAAATCCACCCCCAGACAGGTCACAGAGAACCAGAGAACAATGGGGTTGTGAGTAGGTGGTCGTGACCCCCCACCCCAGCCAAATGATCACAAGTTCATTGCCCGAGATACCTATGTGACCAGAGACACAAAGGAACTCAACCAAACAAGCAGCATCACCACCATCAGCAAGAATGTTGTGGCAGGCAGAGACCAAGGGGTGGCGGGAATGACACCAAGCGAGACTCTTAAGGCCACTCATTGAGACCATATATAAAAAAGCTCTAGTGAGGCAGGATTGTTTAATAAAACACAGGGCCTGATAGATggccatcaattctgcagtaaacaccccacacgtGGCTGGCAAGAGTGGGCATTCCGTGCCAACAGGCAATGTGAAGGCGTACCCAACACGATCAgtggatttagagccatcagtataaaaaacAATGGAAACCTGAAACTATCTTAAGATGGAACGAACAATGaaacggggcgggggggggggggggtgcgttcgGGAGAGAATGTGAGCAAGAGGACAAGGAGAAGAGAGGGAAGTCATGGTGGACAGAAGTGAGGCAGAGCCTGACTGGTAAACCAACCTGAGAGCGGGAAGCGGATGGGTGATGGCACAAAGCTGCGAATAGAATAGGAAGTGTGAGCAGGGAAGAATGGATAATGATGGCACAAGAAACCAGGATCGGGGACCACCGAATCAAAAG
It includes:
- the LOC126253285 gene encoding nucleolin-like, with product MKKKYAEEDSENEFSVDEPEELEESDDDWTPAASEARGGRRQSSRRGRTPVSAKKPRLAEPRTSEDEDEEEEEEEPEEGDEEDEEEGGDEEEDEEEESQPESDEENDKAKKKKGRGGNTAVRGGRGRGKKNTTTTIPPCAFAKDKGAETDISSTTGSENALPTPVEKEFTSGAFVVLKADFQNQKDPPIWKIDGKALLQKYVPFEQDGKIMYRNTSTYSGWSTVLKDRYYPAQIAFKMQNRKETVVEFLRDKIKVEDSE